The following coding sequences lie in one Rutidosis leptorrhynchoides isolate AG116_Rl617_1_P2 chromosome 4, CSIRO_AGI_Rlap_v1, whole genome shotgun sequence genomic window:
- the LOC139839936 gene encoding 3-dehydroquinate synthase, chloroplastic-like, whose translation MAAAAATTATASYSKLSPKHNLPISSNKNVLGFQPENCIRIRPISSSRSAKLPMKVSATSAVTPLMDTSSKSSSDEAPTIVDVNLGDRSYPIYIGSGLLNQPDLLQRHIHGKRVLVVTNTTVAPLYLDKVVSALTDGNPNIKVESVILPDGEKYKDMDTLMKVFDKAIESRLDRRCTFVALGGGVIGDMCGYAAASFLRGVNFIQIPTTVMAQVDSSVGGKTGINHRLGKNLIGAFYQPQCVLIDTDTLNTLPDRELASGLAEVIKYGLIRDASFFEWQEKNMHALMSRDPDAFAYAIKRSCENKAEVVSQDEKESGLRATLNLGHTFGHAIETSYGYGHWLHGEAVAAGTVMAVDMSYRLGWIDKSIVERTNNILKLAKLPTTPPDMMTVDMFKSVMAVDKKVADGLLRLILLKGPLGGCVFTGEYDRKALDETLHAFCKS comes from the exons ATGGCAGCAGCTGCGGCGACGACGGCGACGGCTTCATATTCAAAGCTGTCTCCCAAACATAACCTACCTATCTCCTCCAATAAGAACGTTCTAGGGTTTCAACCTGAAAATTGTATTCGAATTCGTCCAATTTCGAGTTCTCGCTCAGCTAAACTTCCGATGAAAGTTTCCGCTACCTCCGCCGTGACGCCATTGATGGATACTAGTAGCAAGTCGAGCTCCGATGAAGCTCCGACTATAGTTGATGTAAATTTAGGTGATCGGAGTTATCCTATTTACATCGGATCCGGTCTTCTTAATCAACCGGATCTTCTACAAAG ACATATTCATGGTAAGAGAGTTCTTGTGGTCACTAACACAACAGTGGCCCCCTTATACTTGGATAAAGTCGTGAGTGCTTTGACTGATGGAAACCCTAATATTAAAGTTGAAAGCGTTATTCTACCTGATGGCGAGAAGTACAAGGACATG GACACTCTCATGAAAGTATTTGACAAAGCCATCGAGTCTCGATTGGACAGACGATGTACATTTGTTGCCCTTGGTGGTGGTGTTATTGGTGACATGTGTGGATACGCAGCAGCTTCTTTTCTTCGTGGAGTTAATTTCATTCAGATTCCTACAACTGTTATGGCACAG GTGGATTCTTCTGTTGGGGGCAAAACTGGAATAAATCATCGATTGGGAAAAAACTTGATTGGTGCATTTTACCAGCCACAATGTGTTCTCATAGATACTGACACTTTAAACACATTACCTGATAGAGAATTAGCATCAGGGCTAGCTGAGGTCATCAAGTATGGGCTTATTAGAGACGCTTCATTTTTTGAATGGCAAGAAAAGAACATGCATGCATTAATGTCCAG GGACCCAGATGCTTTTGCATATGCTATCAAGCGTTCATGTGAAAACAAGGCTGAAGTTGTGTCCCAAGATGAGAAGGAAAGTGGGTTACGGGCGACACTAAACCTGGGTCATACTTTTGGTCAT GCAATTGAAACTAGCTATGGCTATGGACATTGGCTTCATGGAGAAGCAGTTGCAGCTGGCACG GTCATGGCTGTTGACATGTCGTATCGCCTGGGTTGGATTGACAAATCTATTGTAGAACGAACAAACAACATATTAAAACTAGCCAAGCTGCCCACTACTCCTCCAGATATGATGACTGTAGACATGTTTAAATCTGTCATGGCT GTTGACAAAAAGGTAGCTGATGGATTACTAAGACTCATCCTCTTAAAAGGTCCATTGGGAGGCTGTGTTTTCACAGGAGAATATGATAGAAAGGCCCTTGATGAAACCCTACATGCATTTTGCAAGTCGTGA